One part of the Arabidopsis thaliana chromosome 1 sequence genome encodes these proteins:
- a CDS encoding nucleolar protein (CONTAINS InterPro DOMAIN/s: Nrap protein (InterPro:IPR005554); Has 396 Blast hits to 382 proteins in 182 species: Archae - 3; Bacteria - 2; Metazoa - 142; Fungi - 146; Plants - 43; Viruses - 0; Other Eukaryotes - 60 (source: NCBI BLink).), whose product MEADTKTDSRTLKVNDLLKDARLDYDSLRKLVDDTVSSIKEAIDGIPEKFQVTSELAPSFVEDIGADKEVEFSFKKPNGFNLCGSYSICGMAKPDTSVDLLVHLPKECFYEKDYMNHRYHAKRCLYLCVIEKHLLSSSSIEKVVWSTLHNEARKPVLVVFPAKKLDQFPGFSIRLIPSATSLFSVAKLSISRNNVRSVTADGVPEPTPTYNSSILEDMFLEENSEFLKKTFSEWKELSDALILLKIWARQRSSIYVHDCLNGFLISVILSYLATHSKINKALSALDIFRVTLDFIATSKLWERGLYLPPQSEIRVSKEEKMQFRELFPVVICDSSTFVNLAFRMTSVGFLELQDEASLTLKCMEKLRDGGFEEIFMTKIDYPVKYDHCIRLQLKGKTAVSLSGFCLDKECWRLYEQKVHSLLLEGLGDRAKSIRVVWRNTNQDWHVESGLSVLDREPLFIGISVSSTEKAYRTVDIGPDAENKIEALRFRKFWGEKSDLRRFKDGRISESTVWETQQWTKHLIMKQIVEYILKRHLSLTSDDIVQLVDQLDFSLNYGGKDPISLSGNLVQAYEVLSKCLREIEGIPLKVSSVQSLDSALRFTSVFPPEPHPVACEKIDSRRLQKLIPSCIPAMEVMIQLEGSGNWPMDDLAVEKTKSAFLLKIAESLQNVKGIPCTATEDNVDVFIGGYAFRLRILHERGLSLVKREIGVDPVKHVSSTDKMLFIRSQHASMINGLQGRFPVYAPVARLAKRWVSAHLFSGCLAEEAIELLVAYLFLTPLPLGVPSSRINGFLRFLRLLADYEWMFYPLIVDINNDFGRNDEKEINDNFMSSRKGYEEDKQNISSAMFLAAPYDKASEAWTSTSPNLLEQKRLVAYARSSANVLSKMVLQEHNDSVQWECLFRTPLNNYDAVILLHRDKLPYPRRLLFPSELNQGKHVARGKASRLFNPFMSPGDLKRSHEELKNKLMVDFEPTKCLLSGLQEEFGTLKPWYDHIGGDAIGLTWNKHNSKKRERDEEEEEEEESNPMEMLKAVGEMGKGLVRDIYLLKPPRFV is encoded by the exons ATGGAGGCAGATACTAAGACAGACTCTCGTACTCTGAAAGTTAACGACTTGTTAAAAGATGCTCGCTTAGATTACGATTCTCTCAGGAAGCTTGTTGATGATACCGTTTCGTCGATTAAAGAAGCTATTGATGGAATCCCTGAAAAATTTCAG GTTACCTCGGAGTTAGCTCCTAGTTTTGTTGAGGACATTGGGGCAGATAAAGAAGTGGAGTTCAGTTTTAAGAAGCCAAATGGTTTCAATCTCTGTGGAAGTTACTCCATTTGTGGCATGGCAAAGCCGGATACTTCTGTTGATCTTCTTGTTCACTTGCCTAAA GAATGTTTTTATGAGAAGGATTACATGAATCATAGATACCATGCCAAAAGATGTCTATATCTTTGTGTTATTGAAAAGCATTTGTTGTCGTCATCGTCCATTGAGAAGGTTGTATGGTCAACCTTACATAACGAAGCTAGGAAGCCAGTCCTTGTTGTTTTCCCAG CTAAGAAACTTGATCAGTTTCCTGGATTTTCCATAAGGTTAATCCCTTCCGCAACATCACTGTTTAGTGTTGCAAAATTGAGTATTAGCAGAAACAACGTCCGTTCTGTAACTGCAG ATGGTGTCCCTGAGCCCACGCCAACTTACAACTCAAGCATATTGGAGGACATGTTTCTGGAGGAAAATTCTGAGTTTCTCAAGAAAACCTTCTCTGAGTGGAAGGAGTTGAGCGATGCTTTGATTTTGCTGAAG ATATGGGCAAGACAAAGGAGCTCGATATACGTCCACGATTGCTTGAACGGATTTCTAATCTCTGTGATACTTTCATATCTTGCAACCCATTCCAAAATTAACAAGGCACTAAGTGCATTAGATATATTCAGAGTGACATTGGATTTCATAG CCACTTCTAAATTATGGGAGAGAGGTTTGTATCTTCCGCCACAGAGTGAAATTCGTGTCTCGAAGGAG GAGAAGATGCAGTTCAGAGAGTTGTTCCCTGTTGTTATATGCGATTCATCTACGTTTGTGAACTTGGCTTTCCGGATGACCAGTGTTGGATTCCTGGAG CTTCAAGATGAGGCTTCTTTGACGCTTAAGTGTATGGAGAAACTCAGAGATGGGGGATTCGAGGAGATTTTTATGACTAAGATTGACTATCCTGTTAAGTATGACCACTGCATAAG GTTACAGCTAAAGGGGAAAACAGCAGTGTCTCTGTCAGGGTTTTGTTTGGACAAGGAATGTTGGAGACTCTATGAGCAGAAAGTGCATAGCCTGCTTTTAGAAGGACTCGGTGACAGAGCTAAATCAATCCGTGTAGTTTGGAGAAATACCAATCAAGATTGGCATGTAGAGAGT GGCTTGTCAGTTCTTGACAGAGAACCTCTTTTCATTGGCATATCTGTCAGCTCCACTGAAAAGGCTTATAGAACAGTTGATATTGGGCCAGATGCTGAAAACAAGATAGAG GCACTTAGATTCCGGAAGTTTTGGGGTGAGAAGTCTGATCTAAGGAGGTTTAAAGATGGAAGAATATCTGAAAGCACAG TTTGGGAGACTCAGCAGTGGACCAAACATCTTATCATGAAACAAATTGTTGAATATATCCTTAAGCGGCATCTTTCACTGACGTCCGATGACATTGTACAATTAGTGGATCAACTTGATTTCTCTCTAAACTATGGGGGCAAAG ACCCAATATCTTTATCTGGAAATTTGGTTCAAGCCTATGAAGTTTTATCAAAGTGCTTGCGTGAGATTGAAGGCATACCTCTCAAAGTCTCTAGCGTTCAGTCTTTAGATTCAg CTCTCAGGTTCACATCCGTATTCCCTCCTGAACCTCACCCAGTGGCTTGCGAAAAAATCGATTCGCGAAGACTGCAAAAACTTATACCATCCTGCATTCCAGCAATGGAAGTCATGATTCAG CTAGAAGGTTCTGGTAACTGGCCCATGGATGATTTAGCagttgagaaaacaaaatctgccTTCCTCCTGAAAATTGCAGAGAG CCTTCAGAACGTCAAGGGAATACCATGCACAGCTACTGAGGATAATGTCGATGTTTTCATTGGTGGTTACGCATTTCGCTTGAGAATATTGCATGAAAGAGGCCTGAGTTTGgtgaagagagaaa TTGGAGTGGACCCGGTGAAGCATGTTTCCTCTACCGATAAAATGCTTTTTATTCGTAGTCAACATGCAAGTATGATTAATGGTTTGCAAGGTCGATTTCCTGTATACGCACCAGTTGCCAG GCTTGCAAAAAGATGGGTTTCTGCGCATCTCTTTTCTGGTTGCCTGGCAGAAGAGGCCATTGAACTTTTGGTTGCTTATCTCTTCCTCACACCTCTCCCACTCGGTGTTCCTTCCTCCCGGATTAATGGATTCTTAAG GTTCTTGCGATTACTAGCAGACTATGAATGGATGTTCTACCCGTTGATTGTTGACATAAACAATGACTTTGGTAGAAATGACGAGAAAGAGATCAAT GATAACTTCATGTCAAGTAGAAAAGGCTACGAAGAggacaaacaaaacataagttcAGCTATGTTCTTGGCTGCTCCTTACGACAAGGCATCAGAGGCATGGACATCAACTTCACCAAATTTATTG gaacaaaaaaggTTGGTGGCTTATGCTCGAAGCAGTGCAAACGTGTTGAGCAAGATGGTATTGCAAGAACATAATGATTCTGTTCAATGGGAG TGCCTTTTCAGGACACCCTTGAACAACTATGACGCAGTTATTCTTCTCCATAGAGACAAATTACCTTATCCACGTCGTCTTCTGTTTCCATCTGAACTTAACCAAG GGAAGCATGTAGCACGGGGAAAAGCGAGTAGATTGTTCAACCCATTTATGTCGCCTGGAGATTTGAAGAGAAGCCATGAAGAGCTTAAGAATAAGCTAATGGTGGACTTCGAGCCGACCAAGTGCTTGTTGAGTGGGTTGCAG GAAGAGTTTGGGACGTTGAAGCCATGGTATGATCATATAGGAGGCGACGCAATTGGTTTAACATGGAACAAACACAATTCAAag AAACGAGAacgagatgaagaagaagaagaagaagaagaaagtaatcCAATGGAGATGTTAAAGGCGGTAGGCGAAATGGGTAAAGGGTTAGTGAGGGATATCTATTTGCTCAAGCCTCCACGCTTTGTCTAA
- a CDS encoding CCT motif family protein (CCT motif family protein; CONTAINS InterPro DOMAIN/s: CCT domain (InterPro:IPR010402); BEST Arabidopsis thaliana protein match is: CCT motif family protein (TAIR:AT5G41380.1); Has 1633 Blast hits to 1633 proteins in 102 species: Archae - 0; Bacteria - 0; Metazoa - 1; Fungi - 0; Plants - 1587; Viruses - 0; Other Eukaryotes - 45 (source: NCBI BLink).) encodes MDSDLYIFDGSSSSSSICHSTDPDMFSSDTTTTTDLYCNNPYLNPSMDDHQSLSFFESFTPTTHHILSSSPPISQLQTLTLTHTNSFPNFSGFENFDTVKTEQLLFNSPFDAPFMEDSSNFQNQNLLNSPEDSFFSDHMRRVYSTGDLQNLGRDFTGQRSYSSPLAAESSPTTVFSGDEQSLRVGRYSSEERKEKISKYRAKRTQRNFTKTIKYACRKTLADNRPRVRGRFARNDEVFENPKIASSFTRQENDDDLWNLDGLHEEEEACVNLVECQSQSQPQLQMQYMTNSYW; translated from the exons ATGGATTCTGATCTTTATATCTTTGATGggtcttcatcttcttcctcaatctgCCACAGTACTGATCCTGATATGTTTTCCTCcgacacaacaacaacaacagatcTCTACTGCAACAATCCTTATCTCAATCCTTCAATGGATGATCATCAATCTCTTAGTTTCTTTGAAAGTTTTACTCCGACGACTCATCAtatcctctcttcttctcctccaatcTCTCAGCTCCAGACCTTAActctcacacacacaaacagTTTCCCCAACTTCTCCGGTTTCGAAAACTTCGACACTGTCAAAACAGAGCAGCTCTTGTTTAACTCTCCCTTTGATGCTCCATTCATGGAAGATTCCTCGAATTTTCAGAATCAGAATTTGTTAAACTCGCCGGAAGAttccttcttctccgatcACATGCGACGAGTTTACAGCACCGGAGATTTGCAG aatttaggAAGGGATTTTACGGGACAGAGATCATACTCGAGTCCTTTGGCGGCGGAGAGTTCACCAACGACGGTGTTTTCCGGCGATGAACAAAGCTTGAGGGTGGGGCGTTACAGTTCCGAAGAACGTAAAGAGAAGATTTCTAAGTATAGAGCTAAACGAACACAGAGAAACTTCACCAAAACCATTAAG TATGCATGCCGGAAAACGTTGGCGGACAACAGACCAAGAGTACGTGGCAGATTTGCAAGAAACGACGAAGTGTTTGAGAACCCCAagattgcttcttctttcactAGACAAGAAAACGACGACGACCTTTGG AATTTGGATGGGCTgcatgaggaagaagaagcttgtgtGAACTTAGTGGAATGTCAGTCTCAGTCTCAGCCTCAGTTGCAAATGCAATACATGACAAATTCCTACTGGTGA